Proteins from a single region of Desulfallas thermosapovorans DSM 6562:
- a CDS encoding S-layer homology domain-containing protein: MYGRKYLTVFLTMFMLLAVSGYAFAAGFKDVNNHWAEGQINKWAENGLAGGYADGTFKPNQQVSRAEFVALTNRAFHIDKKEAAVSFSDVKSSDWYASEVAAAKAAGYIGGYADGTFKPNNPITRQEVASILVRLLDIETTTEGLSVFADTAQISEWSRGNVGAVVKTGLMRGMPDNKFMPLKSITRAEAVVSLDRALEYVPGVTKPVEPKPLLETGLEGTVTYNGQPVKNAAVNIFKANSYEVLKEIETDSEGNFKIKLEPGKYDITAVTDWEVSFNNDITIVEQKMTRVDLLLTKAAVLSGELLDDNNRPVKKTTMYFTTNPTFVTVTDNDGKFKVPVYPNKTYKVRATDPDNKDEKPVVVKDKLEVKGVGNHNVGDIKASFDGEVIKIGGDGSGGVSGGDSNDQKEPKLKVNSVTFVVDDRQETVSGVNNVFTVDLTGYNDTDMFTELTVRATQNATRASITIMGETREINFNQGVASTTVKNLLGPLDTGEPGISLQSLRTLLKVANDIKITIYGENKDKETVEVEIILPAQK; the protein is encoded by the coding sequence ATGTATGGTAGGAAATACTTGACTGTATTCTTAACGATGTTTATGCTGTTAGCTGTTTCCGGATATGCATTTGCGGCTGGTTTCAAAGACGTAAATAACCACTGGGCCGAGGGCCAAATCAACAAGTGGGCCGAAAACGGCCTGGCCGGCGGGTACGCCGACGGCACCTTCAAACCCAACCAACAAGTAAGCAGGGCTGAATTTGTGGCCTTGACCAACCGTGCCTTCCATATTGATAAAAAGGAAGCAGCAGTCAGTTTTAGTGACGTCAAATCCAGTGATTGGTACGCCAGTGAAGTGGCGGCCGCCAAAGCTGCCGGTTACATAGGTGGATATGCAGACGGTACCTTCAAACCCAATAACCCCATTACCCGCCAGGAAGTAGCCAGTATTTTGGTCAGGTTACTGGACATTGAAACCACCACCGAAGGGCTAAGCGTATTTGCGGATACGGCTCAAATTTCCGAATGGTCCCGGGGTAATGTTGGCGCTGTTGTCAAAACAGGGCTGATGCGCGGGATGCCTGATAACAAATTTATGCCGCTGAAGAGCATTACCCGTGCCGAAGCTGTAGTATCCCTGGACCGTGCTCTAGAATATGTACCAGGCGTGACAAAACCGGTTGAACCCAAACCGTTGCTGGAGACCGGTTTGGAGGGTACGGTTACTTATAACGGCCAGCCAGTAAAAAACGCTGCAGTAAATATATTTAAAGCTAATAGCTATGAAGTGCTCAAAGAAATCGAAACCGACAGTGAGGGCAACTTTAAAATCAAGTTGGAGCCCGGAAAATACGATATTACAGCTGTTACAGACTGGGAAGTATCTTTCAATAATGATATAACTATTGTTGAACAAAAAATGACACGGGTGGATTTACTCCTTACCAAAGCAGCTGTGCTTAGTGGTGAACTATTGGATGATAACAACCGACCGGTAAAGAAAACCACCATGTACTTTACAACTAATCCTACGTTCGTTACCGTTACTGATAACGATGGAAAGTTTAAGGTGCCGGTTTACCCCAACAAAACATATAAAGTCCGGGCTACCGATCCCGATAATAAAGATGAAAAGCCGGTGGTTGTGAAGGATAAGTTGGAAGTGAAGGGTGTAGGGAATCATAATGTAGGTGATATTAAGGCTTCTTTTGATGGCGAAGTTATTAAGATTGGCGGCGATGGTTCCGGTGGAGTCTCCGGAGGAGATTCCAATGACCAGAAAGAGCCCAAATTAAAGGTAAACTCCGTAACATTTGTGGTTGATGACCGGCAAGAAACGGTGTCGGGCGTAAATAATGTATTTACGGTGGATCTAACCGGTTATAATGATACGGACATGTTTACTGAATTGACCGTCAGGGCAACTCAAAACGCCACCAGGGCCAGCATTACCATAATGGGTGAGACTAGAGAGATTAACTTTAATCAAGGCGTGGCAAGTACTACAGTGAAGAACTTACTGGGGCCACTTGATACCGGAGAACCAGGTATAAGCTTGCAGTCACTGAGGACACTGTTAAAAGTGGCAAATGACATTAAAATCACTATATACGGTGAAAACAAAGATAAAGAAACAGTTGAAGTAGAAATAATACTACCTGCCCAGAAATAA